One genomic segment of Chitinophaga sancti includes these proteins:
- a CDS encoding beta-ketoacyl synthase N-terminal-like domain-containing protein: protein MEDRFLISFDNPIVVHHKVHGQHILPGLAYIDILYQLFREHGYQYTNLSLRNLSIYKPLIVTASSDVLLHIVCTKNEAGLWDIRINGFGQQDGVTLGDPVLYVTAEMDTTLVFAEDTIDINAIRQQSEGNTQLWDIYAHFTRNELVHTGLMQARGDIYKTGDALVMEVTPAHSAVQVSEKFMFNPILIDGSGVGCLGMILQQLEEEHLFLPLSFESFYATALLQQHCFTRFRHSSLIRKKELLYMTLEFFNTAGKKVGELKNFVCKLIRNKAPFLPAESMHTHQLSAHESLHVFLKNIIAKNLNKEAATVGINVSYYDLGLASSNMLEIIHLIKDKMNISLPPTLLFEYTTIAELSSYLLENYTVPAIAGDEKTAGKEQVIANHQDGGRSPLIPESTAIKPTDVAIIAVEGRYPGANNIAAFWENLKAGKDCITSVDRWNEAWYESVPATFNKKYCYWGGFIDDVDKFDPAFFNISPREAEIMDPMQRLFLEAVWNLFEGVGYTPEILRNKYNSKVGVYAGAMYQQYHQFNDDINKAAEASLYTFSAIANRVSYFFDLQGPSMAIDSMCSSSLSAIHIACESLINGSVQLAVAGGVNLSLHPLKYLGLTQLELVGSSAGSRSFSEGDGYLPAEGVGVVLLKPLSAAIADGDPILAVIKSTAVSHGGRSNGFSAPNPKAQVKLMEDNFSRAGIDPRSISYVEASANGSQLGDAIEISALNKFYGRFIKENNFCAIGSVKSTIGHAEAASGMSQLTKVLLQLQHQQFVPSIAGGIVNPDIDFSAGPFYLQKELAAWPRPVSDINGVLQELPRRATISSFAAGGSNAHVILEEYIHHTEVQAPAITEDVPVLMVFSAKDAEGLRAVVQQSADYITGKGTISLPDMAYTLQVAREAMPYRLAVIINDQQTLMEALGVYLSLADIKDCSYPLFAGNPAVYNPDEALHAAALRKGDAEQIARHWVRGGMVDWELLYKGANRKKLSLPTYPFKKSSYWMPGQISPAGNKVVATQRKQPFEIDKAQSRLQNAQQFIIHFLSQELSLPLVQLTIQKDLHELGVNSLIAVRLLRGVEKYFDIKVSFKSLLEYRTIAQLAAFVAGKDNDNVESAPLVQQDHDQQDQALIEALEMFREGVVDFEGIKDLIG, encoded by the coding sequence ATGGAAGATCGTTTTCTGATAAGTTTTGATAACCCTATTGTAGTGCATCATAAGGTGCATGGTCAGCATATCTTACCAGGATTGGCATACATTGATATCCTGTATCAGCTATTCAGGGAACACGGTTATCAATATACGAATTTGAGTCTCCGGAATCTGTCTATATACAAACCGTTGATCGTTACAGCGTCATCTGATGTGCTGTTGCATATTGTTTGTACAAAAAATGAGGCAGGTTTATGGGATATACGTATTAACGGATTTGGGCAACAGGATGGTGTAACCCTGGGTGATCCAGTGCTATATGTAACGGCTGAAATGGATACTACTCTCGTATTTGCAGAAGATACTATAGATATCAATGCCATAAGGCAGCAAAGTGAAGGAAATACGCAACTGTGGGATATTTATGCACACTTCACCAGGAATGAACTCGTACATACAGGTCTTATGCAGGCGAGGGGAGATATTTATAAAACTGGTGATGCATTAGTAATGGAGGTGACGCCGGCCCATAGTGCAGTGCAGGTATCTGAAAAATTTATGTTTAACCCGATATTGATAGATGGCAGCGGTGTGGGGTGTTTGGGGATGATATTGCAACAGTTGGAAGAAGAACATTTGTTTCTTCCTTTATCCTTTGAATCATTTTATGCAACCGCATTGCTGCAGCAGCACTGTTTTACGAGATTTCGTCATTCCTCATTGATCCGGAAAAAAGAGTTGCTCTATATGACGCTCGAATTTTTTAATACTGCCGGAAAAAAAGTAGGTGAACTGAAGAATTTTGTTTGCAAGCTGATACGTAACAAAGCTCCTTTTCTCCCGGCAGAAAGTATGCACACACACCAATTATCCGCTCATGAATCACTGCATGTCTTTTTAAAAAATATCATCGCAAAAAATCTGAATAAGGAAGCAGCTACTGTTGGCATAAACGTAAGTTATTACGACCTGGGTTTAGCTTCTTCCAATATGCTGGAGATTATTCATTTGATTAAAGATAAAATGAATATCTCGCTGCCACCTACGTTGTTGTTTGAATATACCACGATAGCGGAACTGTCTTCCTATTTATTGGAAAATTACACCGTGCCAGCCATTGCTGGCGATGAAAAAACGGCCGGAAAAGAGCAGGTCATCGCGAACCATCAGGACGGAGGGAGAAGTCCCCTCATACCGGAAAGTACAGCAATAAAGCCTACAGATGTCGCTATCATAGCAGTAGAAGGCCGTTATCCGGGGGCGAATAATATAGCCGCTTTTTGGGAGAATCTGAAGGCCGGAAAAGATTGTATCACAAGCGTTGATAGATGGAATGAAGCATGGTACGAAAGCGTGCCTGCGACATTTAATAAGAAATATTGCTACTGGGGAGGGTTTATCGATGACGTTGACAAATTTGATCCGGCATTTTTTAATATATCTCCCCGGGAAGCCGAAATAATGGACCCTATGCAGCGTCTTTTCCTGGAGGCTGTCTGGAACCTTTTTGAAGGGGTTGGGTATACGCCGGAAATATTGCGTAATAAATATAATTCTAAAGTAGGCGTTTATGCCGGGGCAATGTATCAGCAATATCATCAGTTTAATGATGATATTAACAAGGCCGCGGAAGCTTCTTTATATACATTCAGTGCTATTGCTAACAGGGTATCTTACTTTTTTGATTTGCAGGGGCCCAGTATGGCAATCGACAGTATGTGTTCTTCCAGCTTGTCAGCCATACATATTGCCTGCGAAAGCCTTATTAACGGAAGCGTACAACTCGCGGTGGCAGGTGGTGTGAATCTTTCCCTGCATCCGCTGAAATACCTGGGGTTAACGCAATTGGAGCTGGTGGGCAGCAGTGCCGGCAGCCGGAGTTTTAGTGAAGGGGATGGTTATTTGCCCGCAGAGGGAGTAGGCGTTGTGCTGTTAAAACCATTGAGTGCAGCCATTGCTGATGGAGATCCGATTCTGGCGGTAATAAAATCTACTGCGGTTAGTCACGGTGGACGGTCAAATGGCTTTTCTGCACCTAATCCTAAAGCACAGGTAAAACTGATGGAAGATAATTTTTCCAGGGCCGGCATTGATCCGCGTTCCATTAGTTATGTGGAAGCTTCTGCAAACGGATCCCAGTTGGGAGATGCAATAGAGATATCGGCTCTGAATAAGTTCTACGGCAGGTTTATTAAAGAAAATAATTTTTGTGCAATAGGTTCGGTAAAATCCACTATCGGGCACGCGGAGGCTGCATCGGGTATGTCTCAGCTTACCAAAGTATTACTGCAATTACAACATCAACAATTCGTGCCGTCTATTGCAGGCGGGATAGTAAATCCTGATATTGATTTTAGTGCCGGCCCGTTCTATTTGCAGAAAGAACTTGCCGCATGGCCACGGCCGGTATCCGATATCAACGGCGTATTGCAGGAGCTGCCAAGACGTGCCACTATTAGCTCTTTTGCTGCCGGGGGCTCCAACGCGCATGTAATCCTGGAAGAATATATTCATCATACTGAAGTACAAGCTCCTGCTATTACGGAGGATGTACCTGTATTGATGGTGTTTTCAGCGAAAGATGCTGAAGGGCTGCGCGCTGTAGTGCAACAGTCGGCAGATTACATAACGGGGAAAGGGACGATAAGTTTACCTGATATGGCCTACACTTTACAGGTGGCAAGGGAAGCGATGCCATACCGGTTGGCAGTAATCATTAATGATCAGCAAACATTGATGGAAGCGCTGGGTGTATACCTGTCTTTGGCAGATATAAAGGATTGCTCCTATCCGCTTTTTGCCGGTAATCCTGCGGTTTATAATCCTGATGAAGCACTGCATGCGGCAGCGCTGCGTAAGGGAGATGCTGAGCAAATAGCCCGGCATTGGGTGCGGGGAGGGATGGTTGACTGGGAACTGCTGTACAAAGGAGCAAACCGGAAGAAGCTGTCGCTGCCAACCTATCCGTTTAAAAAAAGTAGCTACTGGATGCCTGGCCAAATTTCTCCGGCCGGCAATAAGGTTGTTGCGACGCAAAGAAAACAGCCATTTGAAATAGATAAGGCGCAAAGCCGGCTGCAGAATGCGCAACAGTTTATTATTCATTTTTTGTCGCAGGAGTTGAGTCTGCCTTTAGTGCAGCTCACTATCCAAAAGGATTTACATGAATTGGGTGTTAACTCACTCATTGCTGTCAGGTTGTTGAGAGGAGTGGAGAAATATTTCGACATAAAGGTCTCCTTTAAGTCATTGCTGGAATATAGAACGATTGCTCAGTTGGCAGCTTTTGTTGCCGGTAAAGATAATGATAACGTGGAGAGTGCGCCTCTTGTACAACAGGACCATGATCAGCAGGATCAGGCGCTGATAGAGGCACTTGAAATGTTCAGGGAAGGCGTAGTGGATTTTGAAGGTATAAAGGATTTAATCGGATAA